Proteins from a single region of Dermacentor silvarum isolate Dsil-2018 unplaced genomic scaffold, BIME_Dsil_1.4 Seq1003, whole genome shotgun sequence:
- the LOC125941680 gene encoding uncharacterized protein LOC125941680 — protein sequence MFSAPKDLSAPGRGAAQASASSNDYRIVLPRLPTGKLVVDSVFLHADLAGRPYRAQDFRDALRNVIDLKEISSIGQFQMSHVWMVTCKSPMAKSNLVTCGDLSVKGRRCIIMDPEPTEVKMKLLWLPERLEDAYIRDSLQAYGKVKSISAESWRVSEMEEMRTLNRDVVLSLADGVGVGDVPHLLPVCGVQSLVLIPGRPPLCLRCNKVGHIRRNCRTPRCEDCRRFGHTAEECVVTYADKLRHRTRPPDECVQEHIMDATEVLDATGDVPCAAETSCAGKSRLDVKDNVIAQPPKDKEGSKATDDQSKQQCNEAPVIKQPVPAQQAKEAAENESSASPKLLDTCPVLVEDRRSNADTSIPKRRATNTSETSTDSDTTSTTRKARRRKTSKHSGKCRRSRSRRPGGGSEGASPLPSRTDHIDN from the coding sequence atgttctccgctccaaaggatttatcggcccctggccgaggtgctgctcaggcgtcagccagcagcaatgactaccgtattgtgctacctcgtcttcctaccggtaagctggttgtggactccgttttcctgcatgctgacttagctggtcgaccgtacagagcccaagacttcagagacgcccttcggaatgttattgacctaaaggaaataagttccattggccaatttcagatgtcgcacgtgtggatggtgacgtgcaagtCACCAATGGCAAAATCAAATCTAGTCACGTGCGGGGATTTATCGGTGAAAGGAAGACGCTGCATCATCATGGACCCTGAGCCCACggaagtaaaaatgaagcttttatggctacctgagcgtttggaagacgcctacattcgagattcactccaggcttacgggaaagtgaaatctatatcagcagaaagctggagagtatcggagatggaagaaatgcgtactctaaatcgtgatgtggtgttgtctcttgctgacggagtaggtgtgggtgacgttccacatctactacctgtctgtggagtgcagagccttgtactgattccaggcagacccccgctttgtctccgctgtaacaaggttggccacattcgtcgcaactgcagaactccacgttgtgaagactgccggcgctttggccacacagctgaagaatgtgtggtaACATACGCCGACAAGTTACGACATAGGACACGACCTCCTGACGAATGCGTGCAAGAACACATAATGGACGCCACAGAGGTTCTCGACGCGACCGGAGATGTTCCTTGTGCcgcggagaccagttgtgccggCAAGTCTCGTCTAGATGTAAAAGACAATGTCATCGCACAACCGCCCAAGGACAAGGAAGGTAGCAAAGCGACAGATGATCAGTCCAAGCAACAGTGCAATGAGGCGCCCGTAATCAAACAGCCAGTTCCTGCCCAGCAAGCTAAAGAGGCAGCCGAAAATGAATCATCTGCTTCACCCAAGCTTCTCGACACGTGCCCTGTGCTGGTAGAGGACAGGCGAAGTAACGCGGATACatcaattccgaagcgccgtGCGACAAACACATCGGAAACAAGCACGGACAGCGACACGACCAgtaccacaagaaaagcacgtcgccgcaagacatcgaaacactcaggaaagtgccgacgatcacggtccaggaggcctggtgggggttcggagggagcctcaccgttgccctcaaggaccgaccacatagataattag